A window from Lactiplantibacillus pentosus encodes these proteins:
- a CDS encoding MarR family winged helix-turn-helix transcriptional regulator, with protein MQQPINYIMNIMHLERDLKRLTSNWSSMTGLSLNELRILVYVEQRPGIQIGDVATALNVAKASLAQNIGTLITQGWLKSQPIKQDRRLRVLTLTKTGQERMKAVDEQLTQSLDSAPATQLASQLSTLQP; from the coding sequence ATGCAACAACCAATTAACTATATTATGAATATTATGCACCTGGAACGTGACCTTAAGCGGCTCACGTCTAATTGGTCGTCGATGACGGGATTGAGCTTAAACGAATTGCGAATCTTAGTTTACGTCGAACAGCGCCCAGGAATCCAAATTGGCGATGTCGCCACTGCTTTGAATGTGGCCAAAGCGTCATTAGCCCAAAACATTGGGACCTTGATTACCCAAGGCTGGTTGAAGAGTCAGCCCATCAAGCAGGATCGGCGGCTTCGCGTTTTAACGTTGACGAAGACTGGTCAGGAGCGGATGAAGGCAGTTGATGAACAGTTGACCCAGTCACTGGATTCAGCACCAGCAACTCAATTAGCGAGTCAATTATCAACGCTGCAGCCCTAA
- a CDS encoding tyrosine-type recombinase/integrase translates to MHYNVEPLRTSQEIDDFLWAVSQARYGERNRMIVLVGINTGLRMSDILRLTVGQVRGKERVMIIEQKTGKKRWLFLKNLKSELLHFTQYRAPSEPLFCSGRGGALTVNGVYRIFQTASDFLERDDIGTHTLRKTFGYHYYQQTHDIASLMMIFNHSSEQVTKRYIGIERDNMEQQLWDFRLGV, encoded by the coding sequence ATGCATTATAATGTAGAACCACTGCGGACGTCCCAGGAAATCGATGATTTTTTATGGGCCGTCTCGCAAGCGCGTTATGGGGAACGCAATCGGATGATCGTGCTAGTCGGCATCAATACCGGTCTGCGGATGAGTGATATTTTAAGGTTAACGGTCGGCCAAGTCCGGGGCAAAGAACGAGTCATGATTATTGAACAGAAAACTGGCAAGAAACGCTGGTTATTTTTGAAAAATCTCAAGTCGGAATTATTACATTTCACCCAGTACCGAGCTCCCAGTGAGCCACTGTTCTGTAGTGGTCGAGGTGGGGCGCTAACTGTCAACGGCGTCTACCGCATTTTTCAGACCGCCAGTGACTTTCTTGAACGAGATGACATCGGCACCCACACATTACGTAAGACGTTTGGTTATCATTATTATCAACAAACTCATGACATTGCCAGCTTGATGATGATTTTTAACCATTCCAGTGAGCAGGTCACCAAGCGCTATATTGGTATCGAACGTGATAATATGGAACAACAGTTGTGGGACTTTCGGTTGGGGGTCTAG
- a CDS encoding macro domain-containing protein, producing MIMYVESSLFDSPAQVLVNPVNTVGVMGKGLALQFKQRYPEMFTNYPHFCDSGALTVGKLYLYKTPGKWVLNFPTKKNWRNKSQLAYIEVGLQKFVATYQEKGIESISFPQLGAGNGGLDWEREVKPLMEKYLGELPITVYIHCYLA from the coding sequence ATGATCATGTACGTTGAATCAAGTCTTTTTGACAGTCCTGCTCAAGTGCTAGTGAATCCTGTCAATACCGTTGGGGTGATGGGAAAGGGGCTGGCACTTCAATTCAAGCAACGATATCCGGAAATGTTTACCAATTATCCACACTTTTGCGACAGTGGGGCGCTGACAGTCGGAAAACTTTATCTATACAAAACACCAGGAAAGTGGGTTTTAAATTTTCCAACGAAAAAGAATTGGCGAAATAAATCGCAATTAGCCTATATCGAGGTCGGGCTACAGAAGTTTGTCGCGACTTATCAGGAAAAGGGCATCGAATCTATTTCATTTCCACAGTTGGGTGCCGGCAATGGTGGTCTTGACTGGGAGCGAGAAGTTAAGCCACTGATGGAGAAGTATTTAGGAGAATTGCCGATTACGGTCTATATCCATTGCTATCTTGCTTAG
- a CDS encoding IS5 family transposase (programmed frameshift), with amino-acid sequence MNYPSNISRQQFELIRPDLEAARRSTRPRKYDLYELFCAVVYVLRTGCQWRELPVDFPRWQLVYYYYRVWSEEQIIDELSILDQLFKKIVFTLREKQSRSARTSFIIIDAQSVKNTDTAEHRGYDGGKRISGIKRHLAVDINGLPQAIHITTANVSDRNGASAMLALNSGHLQQVKSVLVDGGYTGSNFAADVYTNLNATVQVAKRNELHKFEVLPQRWIVERSFSWLDKCRRLWKNCERKLNSSRQMVILAFLVLLLRRF; translated from the exons ATGAACTACCCAAGCAATATTTCCCGCCAACAATTTGAACTCATTCGTCCCGACTTAGAAGCTGCACGGCGTTCAACGAGGCCTCGAAAGTATGATCTTTATGAGTTGTTCTGTGCAGTTGTCTATGTTTTAAGAACTGGCTGTCAATGGCGCGAGTTACCAGTTGATTTTCCTCGCTGGCAATTGGTCTATTACTATTATCGCGTATGGTCTGAGGAACAGATTATTGATGAACTATCAATCTTAGATCAGT TGTTTAAAAAAATTGTCTTTACCCTACGGGAAAAACAGTCACGCTCGGCTAGAACATCTTTCATAATCATTGACGCCCAAAGCGTTAAAAATACCGATACTGCTGAGCATCGCGGCTACGACGGTGGTAAACGCATATCCGGCATCAAACGCCACCTAGCGGTTGATATTAACGGCTTACCACAAGCAATTCACATCACCACGGCCAATGTTTCCGACCGTAATGGAGCCAGTGCCATGTTAGCTCTAAATTCTGGGCATTTACAGCAAGTTAAATCGGTTCTTGTCGATGGTGGCTACACTGGATCGAATTTTGCCGCTGATGTTTACACTAATTTAAACGCCACCGTCCAGGTGGCTAAACGCAATGAGCTTCATAAATTCGAAGTACTGCCACAACGCTGGATCGTTGAACGTTCCTTCAGTTGGTTGGATAAATGTCGACGACTTTGGAAGAACTGTGAGCGTAAACTCAATTCAAGTCGTCAAATGGTTATCTTAGCGTTTCTGGTATTACTCCTAAGAAGATTTTAA
- a CDS encoding phosphocarrier protein HPr, giving the protein MEKKEFHVIADTGIHARPATLLVQSASKFNSEITLQYQDKSVNLKSIMGVMSLGVGKDADVTISAEGADEADAIAALTETMKKEGLSE; this is encoded by the coding sequence ATGGAAAAGAAAGAATTTCACGTAATCGCAGACACTGGTATCCACGCACGTCCAGCTACTTTATTGGTACAATCAGCAAGTAAGTTCAACTCAGAAATTACGTTGCAATACCAAGACAAGTCAGTTAACTTGAAGTCCATCATGGGTGTTATGTCACTCGGTGTTGGTAAAGATGCTGACGTTACCATTTCTGCAGAAGGTGCCGACGAAGCCGACGCTATTGCAGCTTTAACTGAAACGATGAAGAAAGAAGGATTATCTGAATAA
- the ptsP gene encoding phosphoenolpyruvate--protein phosphotransferase: MAEKVLKGIAASDGIAIAKAYMLVDPDLSFEKTTVSDTDAEVARLHDAFDASKAELKVIKDKAVENLGEEEAEVFEAHITILSDPEMLGQIEGKIKDDKVNAEEALKEVTDTFISMFEAMTDNAYMQERAGDIRDVTKRVLSHLLGVTLPSPALIDSEVIVVAHDLTPSDTAQLDRKYVKGFITDIGGRTSHSAIMSRTLEIPAVVGSESATADIKAGDTVVLDGINGDALVEPTDAEVTDYEQKAKDFVAQKAEWAKLKNEATVSKDGKHFELASNIGTPDDMDGVLDAGSEAIGLFRSEFLYMNSSELPDEETQFQAYKKVVEGMNGKPVIVRTMDIGGDKELPYLPLPDEMNPFLGYRAIRISLDRDDIFRTQLRALLRASHYGQLRIMFPMIATLDEFRKAKAIFEEEKAKLVAAGTPVADDIKLGIMIEIPAAAILADQFAKEVDFFSIGTNDLIQYSFAADRGNEQVSYLYQPYNPSLLRLIKHVIDAAHANGRFTGMCGEVAGDQIAVPLLMGLGLDEFSMSSTSVLKTRSLMKKLDTKEMAKLADKALNECVTNEEVKELVEKNVFDK; this comes from the coding sequence ATGGCTGAAAAGGTACTAAAAGGAATTGCGGCCAGTGATGGTATCGCAATTGCTAAGGCCTATATGCTAGTTGATCCAGATTTATCATTCGAAAAAACAACGGTCTCCGATACGGATGCTGAAGTTGCACGGTTACATGATGCTTTTGATGCTTCCAAGGCAGAACTAAAGGTCATTAAAGACAAAGCGGTTGAAAACTTGGGTGAAGAAGAAGCAGAAGTTTTTGAAGCTCATATCACCATTTTGTCTGACCCAGAAATGCTTGGACAAATTGAAGGTAAAATCAAGGATGATAAAGTCAATGCAGAAGAAGCCTTGAAGGAAGTTACGGATACTTTCATTTCAATGTTCGAAGCAATGACGGATAATGCATATATGCAAGAACGAGCCGGTGATATTCGCGACGTGACGAAGCGGGTCTTAAGTCACTTGTTAGGGGTTACCTTACCAAGTCCAGCTTTGATTGACTCCGAAGTTATCGTGGTTGCCCACGATTTAACACCTAGTGATACTGCTCAACTTGATCGTAAGTATGTTAAGGGCTTCATTACTGATATTGGTGGTCGGACGAGTCACTCCGCTATCATGTCACGGACGCTCGAAATTCCAGCGGTCGTTGGTTCCGAATCAGCCACAGCTGATATCAAGGCGGGCGACACGGTCGTCTTAGATGGTATCAACGGTGATGCTTTGGTTGAACCAACCGACGCCGAAGTAACAGATTACGAACAAAAGGCGAAGGACTTCGTGGCGCAAAAAGCTGAATGGGCTAAGTTGAAGAATGAAGCTACTGTTTCTAAAGACGGTAAGCACTTCGAATTAGCTTCAAACATCGGGACTCCAGACGATATGGATGGGGTTTTGGATGCTGGCTCAGAAGCCATTGGGTTATTCCGGTCAGAATTCTTGTACATGAATAGTTCAGAATTACCTGACGAAGAGACGCAATTCCAAGCTTACAAGAAGGTTGTCGAAGGCATGAACGGCAAACCCGTGATTGTCCGGACCATGGATATCGGTGGCGATAAGGAATTACCTTACTTGCCATTACCTGATGAAATGAACCCATTCTTGGGTTACCGGGCGATTCGGATTTCGCTTGATCGTGATGACATTTTCCGGACCCAGTTACGCGCGTTATTACGGGCGTCCCACTATGGTCAATTACGGATTATGTTCCCAATGATTGCCACTCTTGATGAATTCCGCAAGGCCAAGGCCATCTTCGAAGAAGAAAAGGCTAAGTTGGTCGCCGCTGGGACACCAGTTGCAGATGACATCAAACTTGGGATTATGATCGAAATCCCTGCTGCCGCAATTTTGGCTGACCAATTTGCTAAGGAAGTTGACTTCTTTAGTATTGGGACCAACGACTTGATCCAATATTCCTTTGCTGCTGACCGTGGGAACGAACAAGTTTCATACTTGTATCAACCATACAACCCATCGTTGTTACGTTTGATCAAGCATGTAATTGACGCTGCTCACGCTAACGGTCGCTTCACAGGGATGTGTGGTGAAGTTGCTGGGGACCAAATCGCGGTACCATTACTGATGGGCTTAGGCTTGGATGAATTCTCAATGAGTTCAACTTCCGTGCTTAAGACGCGTTCATTGATGAAGAAGCTTGATACTAAGGAAATGGCTAAATTAGCTGATAAGGCGCTTAACGAGTGTGTTACCAACGAAGAAGTCAAAGAATTAGTTGAAAAGAACGTCTTTGATAAGTAA
- a CDS encoding glycosyltransferase family 4 protein produces the protein MNIGIFTDTYYPQVSGVATSIKVLRNQLERAGHQVYIFTTTDPHVDKNIYERNIFRFTSIPFVSFTDRRIAVRGLFKAYQVAKDLGLDIVHTQTEFSMGMIGKFVAKQLKVPCIHTYHTMYEDYLHYIANGKLLKPYHVKEATRAYCYHLNGIVAPSDRVAKTLTGYGVKAPIRIIPTGIDINQYEQQSTADYRKQLGYQPDTPVLLSLSRLAYEKNIHEVIAALPAILDQVPAAQLLIVGDGPARETLENQVEAAGLSDHVQFTGEIDNDAVYNYYQMADLFVSASNSESQGLTYIEAMAAGLKTVVASSPYTDQLLDDPSLGTTFTSEAGLVKDVVRYLQHPTTFDDPKPRQKKLYQISAEYFGKQVINYYQDVQLAYSESTDKSANISN, from the coding sequence GTGAATATCGGGATATTTACAGACACATACTATCCACAGGTGAGTGGGGTCGCAACGTCCATTAAGGTGTTACGCAATCAACTCGAACGGGCTGGTCATCAAGTCTATATCTTTACGACCACGGATCCCCATGTTGATAAGAATATTTATGAGCGGAATATCTTTCGATTTACCAGCATTCCGTTCGTTTCGTTTACCGATCGCCGGATTGCTGTCCGGGGGTTGTTTAAAGCCTACCAGGTGGCCAAGGACTTAGGCCTGGATATCGTGCATACTCAGACGGAGTTCTCGATGGGCATGATTGGTAAATTTGTTGCCAAACAATTAAAAGTGCCATGTATTCATACGTACCATACGATGTATGAAGATTATTTACATTATATTGCGAACGGAAAACTATTGAAACCATACCACGTGAAGGAAGCTACGCGCGCCTATTGTTACCATCTTAATGGAATTGTCGCGCCAAGTGACCGGGTCGCCAAGACGTTGACTGGTTACGGCGTTAAAGCGCCGATTCGGATTATTCCGACTGGTATCGACATCAACCAGTATGAACAACAGTCGACGGCTGATTATCGTAAACAACTGGGCTATCAACCGGATACGCCGGTGTTGCTATCGTTGAGTCGGTTGGCGTACGAGAAAAACATTCACGAAGTCATCGCGGCCTTACCAGCGATTTTAGACCAGGTGCCCGCCGCCCAATTACTGATTGTCGGTGATGGGCCAGCGCGTGAAACACTGGAAAATCAGGTGGAAGCAGCTGGCTTGAGTGACCACGTCCAATTTACGGGTGAAATCGATAATGACGCTGTTTATAACTACTATCAGATGGCAGATTTATTTGTCTCGGCTTCGAATTCCGAATCGCAAGGGTTAACGTATATTGAGGCAATGGCAGCAGGTTTGAAGACCGTCGTGGCATCCAGTCCATATACGGACCAATTATTAGACGATCCGTCATTGGGGACGACGTTTACGAGTGAAGCTGGTCTGGTCAAGGACGTGGTGCGCTATTTGCAACATCCGACGACTTTCGATGATCCCAAACCCCGGCAAAAGAAACTGTATCAGATTTCGGCCGAGTATTTTGGCAAGCAAGTCATCAACTACTACCAGGATGTGCAACTGGCTTATTCAGAATCAACGGATAAATCAGCCAATATCAGCAATTAA
- a CDS encoding glycosyltransferase family 4 protein — protein sequence MLDITMFSKADSVKGQGVGSAYLELMRLLQTHWQDEFNIKVNRYGRSAISHYHTVNPMFYLSTFMPNRGRKIGYVHFLPETLEGSLKLPRPFQVIFNRYLISFYKRMDHIVVVNPTFIPKLEAYHIKRADVTYIPNFVSKREFYEMTKSKQLRLRQQYGYDQHKFMIIGTGQIQDRKGVPDFITLAKRNPDIQFVWAGGFSFGRITDGYQDLKQVVDNPPANLSFPGIVAREKLVDYYNMADLFLLPSYNELFPMSVLEAFSCGTPVLLRDLDLYRAIIDGYYQAATDVDDMQKQIDHLRNNPAGMQFLHDKAVLAAQDYSEERLASVWHDFYLQQAKEG from the coding sequence ATGTTAGACATTACCATGTTTTCAAAGGCCGATTCAGTTAAAGGCCAAGGCGTTGGTAGCGCCTATCTTGAATTGATGCGGTTACTGCAGACGCATTGGCAAGATGAGTTCAATATTAAGGTCAATCGGTACGGGCGTTCTGCGATCTCGCATTATCATACGGTCAACCCGATGTTTTACTTGTCGACGTTCATGCCGAATCGGGGGCGCAAGATCGGTTACGTCCACTTTTTACCTGAGACGTTGGAAGGTAGCTTGAAGTTGCCGCGACCGTTTCAAGTGATTTTTAACCGCTACTTGATTTCTTTCTACAAACGGATGGATCACATCGTCGTGGTTAATCCGACGTTTATTCCGAAGCTGGAAGCGTACCATATCAAACGTGCGGATGTGACTTACATTCCGAACTTTGTTAGCAAGCGCGAGTTTTATGAAATGACCAAGTCCAAACAGTTGCGGTTGCGTCAGCAGTACGGTTATGATCAACACAAGTTCATGATTATTGGCACAGGGCAGATTCAGGATCGGAAAGGTGTGCCCGACTTCATCACTTTAGCGAAGCGCAATCCGGATATTCAGTTCGTCTGGGCCGGGGGCTTTTCGTTCGGTCGGATTACGGATGGGTATCAGGATTTAAAACAAGTCGTTGATAATCCACCGGCTAATCTATCGTTTCCAGGGATCGTGGCCCGTGAGAAGCTGGTCGACTACTATAATATGGCCGACTTATTCTTGTTGCCATCGTATAACGAATTGTTTCCGATGTCGGTGCTCGAGGCGTTTAGCTGTGGGACACCGGTACTATTGCGCGACTTAGATTTATATCGCGCCATTATTGACGGCTACTATCAAGCTGCGACGGACGTCGATGACATGCAAAAACAAATCGACCATCTGCGTAATAATCCTGCCGGGATGCAATTTTTACATGACAAAGCTGTCTTAGCCGCTCAGGATTACTCTGAGGAACGGCTAGCAAGCGTCTGGCATGATTTTTATTTGCAACAGGCAAAAGAGGGGTAG
- a CDS encoding lysylphosphatidylglycerol synthase transmembrane domain-containing protein has translation MTRKNIWSLLIMVALGVGISWYSLRNVKLSNLMDDIVTLNWWWLLVALGCVGLYFGLEAVVVQKFVRHRYRHYTFRNALRVPLAEQLFNGITPFSSGGQPAQIFVMAQSGIDAGRASSVALMKFVVFQAMVVLNFLFSMLIGFHYLAEKLSYLSLYVLLGFLIHFGVIVGLLLVMYWYNFTKRAVKIVLIPVGWFMKAERFAKFEQNISDKIDSFYEESLRMTKDWRMLLEVSIVTFLQLFFYYLIPYFIMRAMGVDDVNLIMVTSLNVLIFLVTSLFPIPGGAGGAEFGFTALFAKFIPTHSKLILAMLIWRILTYYLGLFLGMIAMAMHPEKAEEIPMTEDSQETEL, from the coding sequence ATGACAAGAAAAAATATCTGGTCATTACTTATCATGGTTGCGCTGGGTGTTGGGATCTCTTGGTACTCGTTGCGTAACGTGAAATTGAGCAATCTGATGGATGATATCGTCACCTTGAATTGGTGGTGGCTACTCGTTGCACTCGGTTGTGTTGGCCTCTACTTCGGGTTAGAGGCTGTCGTGGTTCAAAAGTTCGTTCGGCACCGTTATCGGCACTATACGTTTCGAAATGCCTTACGGGTGCCCTTAGCGGAACAGCTCTTTAACGGCATCACACCTTTCTCATCGGGTGGTCAGCCGGCACAAATCTTCGTGATGGCGCAGTCGGGTATCGATGCCGGGCGGGCAAGCTCGGTCGCGTTGATGAAGTTTGTCGTGTTCCAGGCGATGGTCGTTCTGAACTTTCTATTTTCAATGTTAATTGGGTTTCATTACTTGGCCGAAAAGTTGAGTTACTTGTCGTTGTACGTGTTACTCGGTTTTTTGATTCACTTTGGGGTGATCGTTGGCCTGTTACTGGTGATGTACTGGTATAATTTCACCAAACGCGCCGTTAAAATCGTTTTGATCCCAGTGGGCTGGTTTATGAAAGCCGAGCGTTTTGCCAAGTTTGAGCAAAATATCAGCGATAAAATCGATTCATTCTATGAAGAAAGTTTACGGATGACGAAGGATTGGCGGATGTTACTGGAAGTCAGTATTGTGACTTTCTTGCAACTGTTCTTCTACTACCTGATCCCGTACTTTATCATGCGGGCGATGGGCGTGGATGATGTCAATCTAATTATGGTCACCAGTCTTAACGTACTGATTTTCTTAGTCACGTCACTGTTTCCAATTCCTGGGGGTGCTGGTGGGGCTGAGTTTGGGTTCACCGCGTTGTTTGCCAAGTTCATTCCGACGCACAGTAAGTTGATCTTAGCGATGCTGATCTGGCGTATTTTGACCTATTATCTCGGGTTATTCCTAGGAATGATTGCGATGGCGATGCACCCGGAGAAAGCTGAAGAAATTCCGATGACTGAAGATAGCCAGGAGACAGAACTGTGA